In the genome of Dehalobacter sp., one region contains:
- a CDS encoding acyl-CoA/acyl-ACP dehydrogenase — MSDLHGAMPGIATGGEGYGYTEEEWLLKKNVRQFCEEFIDPRFRESFKAETADPLLKEFIKKFGDKGYLRIFVPEELGGYGQRLTAQTIILEEVARVNGGLAIHTGENGGFALLLALELPAAFAKWGEALLSGELIIADAENSPEGQCNYSEHADIGRLEGDEWVINGTKVFSSGASFCDVLMVTGLVDGDMHRWAMDAKNTPGLKITPNPEMGNSPMYGAIELNNVRVPKEFGAKTGTVINRKKVDAVPRGKGNAVTSAALAMGAMGAAFDKTVEYLKHRTTNFQPLASLGSIQYKLALMKSKIEASRSFLIAATRMIETNHKDAVVYAPLAKAYICDTAREITSDCIQLWGCAGYNPDTGIERHLRDAVGFAIGVSTSEMQLATAAKYMRLPGAEFECV, encoded by the coding sequence ATGTCCGATTTACATGGCGCTATGCCGGGCATAGCAACCGGCGGGGAAGGTTACGGGTATACGGAAGAGGAGTGGCTGCTAAAGAAAAATGTTAGACAATTTTGTGAGGAATTCATTGATCCCAGGTTCAGAGAATCATTTAAGGCAGAAACGGCAGATCCTTTATTAAAGGAATTTATCAAGAAGTTTGGGGATAAAGGTTATCTCAGAATATTTGTGCCGGAAGAGCTTGGCGGGTATGGGCAGCGATTAACCGCTCAAACTATAATCCTTGAAGAGGTTGCCAGAGTTAACGGAGGATTAGCTATCCACACTGGGGAAAACGGCGGGTTTGCACTTCTGCTTGCGCTAGAGTTACCTGCCGCTTTCGCCAAATGGGGAGAGGCGCTTCTCTCAGGCGAACTTATTATTGCGGATGCGGAGAATAGTCCCGAGGGACAGTGTAACTATAGTGAACACGCCGATATCGGGAGGCTCGAAGGAGACGAGTGGGTAATAAATGGCACTAAGGTATTTTCATCAGGTGCATCTTTCTGTGACGTTCTTATGGTAACCGGGCTTGTTGACGGCGATATGCACAGATGGGCAATGGATGCAAAGAATACTCCTGGTCTGAAAATAACCCCCAATCCTGAAATGGGAAATAGTCCGATGTATGGTGCGATAGAGTTGAATAACGTCCGCGTACCTAAAGAATTTGGAGCCAAAACGGGCACTGTTATTAATAGGAAAAAGGTGGATGCAGTACCTAGGGGGAAAGGAAATGCAGTAACAAGTGCCGCTCTTGCTATGGGGGCAATGGGAGCAGCTTTTGACAAGACTGTAGAATATCTCAAGCATCGCACTACAAATTTCCAGCCACTCGCATCTCTTGGCTCAATCCAGTACAAGCTGGCGCTTATGAAGAGCAAAATAGAAGCGAGCCGCTCTTTCTTAATCGCCGCAACCAGAATGATTGAAACGAACCATAAAGACGCAGTAGTTTACGCACCCCTTGCTAAAGCGTATATCTGTGATACGGCCCGTGAAATTACTTCCGACTGTATTCAGTTGTGGGGCTGCGCAGGGTATAACCCCGATACCGGCATCGAACGCCATTTACGTGACGCAGTGGGGTTTGCAATCGGAGTTAGCACCAGCGAGATGCAGTTGGCTACCGCTGCCAAATACATGAGGCTGCCTGGCGCAGAATTTGAGTGTGTATAA
- a CDS encoding FAD-dependent oxidoreductase, translating into MDKNKKIIIVGAGCAGLTTAHKLMKEGYTNFEILERNPVGGGRMLTYKENGYSCDLAAQVVHPGYKYAKNLIHELGMDDQLCTVKLSQMLIDDGEKLIPTIPTGTPELDKYNAEWMAKMGPENFMRLAADIKALCDNEKYHEGSVEWGIHLDNKGNFRDYIVDNYGEGVLKGFVEPVLSAIGLVHPENTGVIFGSMIMWTMLAGAADVLANGVGSLAEAIIKKCGDKVKTGVEVQEIVIKDGKAVGVKTKSGFMPADAVVCAASANKALKILPNAPESIRSALSKVTYCPTITTLLFLDRDKARFPYDATGALLMRSNGNPMGAISLSSSKTERCVPPGKECILMCLYEEGARKLWNASDEEVLNEVMRYMGRIMPETVNAIEGIHTARFAEGNYIMEPGCATAIKYMRENHYKDVEGLYLCGEYMYTGSYESAIAAGGRTAQVIMGQLEHI; encoded by the coding sequence TTGGATAAGAACAAGAAAATTATTATTGTTGGAGCTGGCTGCGCGGGGCTTACAACCGCCCACAAGCTGATGAAGGAAGGTTATACCAACTTCGAGATTCTGGAGCGAAATCCCGTTGGCGGCGGACGTATGCTCACCTATAAGGAGAACGGTTATTCTTGTGACCTAGCGGCCCAAGTCGTGCATCCCGGGTATAAGTACGCCAAGAATCTCATCCACGAGCTCGGCATGGATGACCAACTCTGCACGGTAAAATTGAGCCAAATGTTGATTGACGACGGGGAAAAACTAATCCCGACAATACCGACCGGAACCCCGGAACTTGATAAATACAACGCCGAATGGATGGCTAAAATGGGGCCTGAAAACTTCATGAGGCTGGCGGCGGACATAAAGGCGCTCTGTGATAATGAAAAGTACCACGAGGGTTCTGTAGAATGGGGCATACACTTGGACAACAAAGGAAACTTCAGGGACTATATTGTTGACAACTATGGTGAGGGTGTGCTGAAAGGATTTGTCGAGCCCGTACTGTCGGCGATTGGTCTGGTGCATCCGGAGAACACCGGCGTCATATTCGGCTCGATGATAATGTGGACCATGCTGGCTGGCGCAGCGGATGTCCTTGCCAACGGAGTAGGCAGCCTTGCCGAGGCCATTATCAAAAAGTGCGGAGATAAGGTTAAGACGGGCGTCGAGGTACAGGAGATCGTCATCAAAGACGGAAAGGCTGTTGGCGTCAAGACAAAGAGCGGATTTATGCCGGCCGACGCTGTTGTCTGTGCCGCGTCCGCAAATAAAGCCCTAAAGATTCTGCCCAACGCTCCCGAATCAATTCGCTCCGCGCTCTCAAAGGTTACTTACTGTCCGACGATAACCACGCTTCTCTTCCTCGATAGGGACAAGGCGCGGTTTCCATATGACGCCACTGGAGCACTGCTCATGCGGAGCAACGGTAACCCAATGGGTGCAATTTCGCTGTCGTCCTCCAAAACTGAACGCTGCGTCCCGCCCGGAAAAGAGTGTATCCTTATGTGCCTTTATGAGGAAGGGGCAAGGAAGCTTTGGAACGCAAGCGATGAGGAAGTGCTAAATGAGGTTATGCGTTATATGGGTCGCATCATGCCAGAAACCGTAAACGCCATAGAGGGTATTCATACTGCCAGATTTGCTGAAGGGAACTATATCATGGAACCGGGTTGCGCAACAGCGATAAAGTACATGCGCGAGAATCACTACAAGGATGTGGAGGGGTTGTATCTCTGCGGCGAGTATATGTACACCGGTTCCTACGAGTCGGCTATCGCCGCGGGAGGCCGTACCGCCCAAGTAATCATGGGGCAGTTGGAGCACATATAG
- a CDS encoding ATP-binding protein gives MSSINPLKETIKLYAKQLRTPTFSGYENIIRQLSPGDGYDKFLCELMKAELRQRQEAGQLRRIRKAGFPVVKTLDEFDFTRLEHVSEGYIQELASCDFIKNRQNIVMIGNPGSGKTHTSLGIRQ, from the coding sequence ATGAGTAGTATCAATCCTTTAAAAGAGACGATTAAACTCTACGCTAAACAACTGAGAACCCCAACATTCAGCGGTTACGAAAATATCATAAGGCAACTCTCGCCAGGCGATGGCTACGATAAATTCTTATGTGAACTGATGAAAGCTGAGCTCAGGCAAAGACAGGAAGCCGGTCAGCTTCGCAGGATCAGAAAAGCCGGATTTCCTGTAGTGAAGACTTTGGACGAATTTGACTTTACCAGATTAGAACATGTTTCAGAAGGATATATTCAGGAACTTGCATCTTGTGATTTTATTAAGAATAGACAAAACATCGTCATGATCGGTAACCCTGGATCAGGAAAAACCCATACCTCTCTTGGCATTAGGCAGTAG
- a CDS encoding GNAT family N-acetyltransferase, whose product MIVNNLTRGAKPYGLIENVVTYEGYRNKGYGTRLLKKALEIAQGEGCYKVMLMSGRGEEALKFYEKVGFERGKKTGFIIRL is encoded by the coding sequence GTGATTGTTAATAATCTGACAAGGGGAGCAAAGCCGTATGGATTGATCGAAAATGTCGTTACGTACGAGGGTTATCGCAATAAAGGATATGGTACAAGGTTGCTGAAAAAAGCACTGGAAATTGCGCAGGGAGAAGGCTGCTATAAAGTGATGCTGATGTCGGGCAGGGGCGAGGAAGCTCTTAAATTCTATGAAAAAGTAGGATTTGAAAGGGGGAAAAAGACCGGATTTATTATCAGGCTTTAG
- a CDS encoding YdcF family protein, protein MMLKRFLKVIIIAGLLWFLSHTILITIDGLVDNLGQCDVGIVLGNKVELDGTPSQRLQGRLDKAAELYKDKYFQYIIVSGGTGKEGFDEAQTYEVDLDILAFLYGGTNESKRGQHIQGLKALKAKGGNFAFEVGATEIVLEAKRPDGAGDSGTARVVSIIPFLVMKTAALGRGKPKDAYDIYFCVKHYQGAYGH, encoded by the coding sequence ATGATGCTGAAGAGGTTTTTAAAAGTAATAATAATTGCCGGTCTACTATGGTTTCTATCACATACTATTTTGATCACGATTGATGGATTAGTCGATAACCTGGGTCAGTGTGATGTTGGGATCGTTTTAGGAAATAAGGTTGAATTGGATGGAACTCCGTCACAAAGATTGCAGGGCAGATTAGATAAAGCCGCAGAACTCTATAAAGACAAATATTTTCAATATATCATTGTCAGTGGAGGCACAGGTAAGGAAGGGTTTGACGAAGCCCAAACTTATGAGGTTGACTTAGATATACTCGCCTTTTTGTATGGTGGTACAAATGAAAGCAAAAGAGGTCAACATATTCAAGGATTAAAAGCATTAAAAGCTAAAGGTGGTAATTTTGCTTTTGAAGTAGGGGCAACAGAAATTGTATTAGAAGCGAAACGCCCCGATGGGGCGGGTGATTCCGGTACAGCTAGGGTTGTTTCCATAATTCCCTTTTTAGTTATGAAAACTGCAGCGTTAGGCAGAGGAAAACCTAAAGACGCCTACGATATTTATTTCTGCGTGAAGCATTATCAAGGGGCGTACGGGCATTAG
- the spoVAE gene encoding stage V sporulation protein AE, whose product MLNNILPAFLVGGLLCVAGQLLMDLTKAKITPAHVLVGYVTGGVILGGLGLYEPLVKIGGAGATVPLSGFGYTLVKGAIEGAQSGGILGVLAGGVQTGATGIAVAVLFGYLTAIVFNPKG is encoded by the coding sequence ATGCTGAATAACATTTTACCTGCTTTTCTGGTTGGCGGACTTCTGTGCGTCGCCGGACAGCTGCTGATGGATTTGACGAAAGCCAAAATCACGCCGGCACATGTACTGGTCGGGTACGTGACCGGTGGAGTTATTCTTGGCGGACTGGGGCTTTATGAACCTCTGGTCAAAATCGGAGGTGCCGGTGCAACCGTACCGCTTTCCGGTTTTGGATATACGCTGGTCAAAGGTGCGATCGAAGGAGCACAAAGCGGCGGCATACTTGGGGTTCTGGCCGGCGGTGTTCAGACCGGTGCAACAGGAATTGCCGTTGCGGTATTGTTCGGATATCTGACAGCAATTGTATTTAATCCGAAAGGTTGA
- a CDS encoding GNAT family N-acetyltransferase encodes MEIRELKPDNLAEASSLIWIVFSQYVAPGYSQEGIDTFRKFIQPEELKILLESGRFFISGCFDGEELVGVIAMRDHSHISLLFVNKAYHGRGIAKALFSEALKKCVQKKSEIGEISVNSSPYAVEIYKKLGFEVTGQQATKDGITFAPMKKMVSL; translated from the coding sequence ATGGAAATCAGAGAATTAAAACCCGATAATTTAGCCGAGGCTTCAAGCCTTATATGGATTGTTTTTTCACAATATGTCGCGCCTGGCTATTCTCAGGAGGGGATTGATACATTTAGAAAATTCATACAGCCGGAAGAACTTAAAATATTACTGGAAAGCGGAAGATTTTTTATATCAGGCTGTTTTGACGGCGAAGAACTTGTAGGCGTCATAGCGATGAGGGACCATAGTCATATCAGCCTGCTTTTTGTTAATAAAGCATATCACGGCAGGGGAATTGCCAAAGCCCTTTTTTCAGAAGCTTTAAAGAAGTGTGTTCAGAAAAAATCAGAGATTGGCGAGATAAGTGTAAATTCGTCGCCATATGCAGTTGAAATATATAAAAAACTTGGGTTTGAAGTAACAGGACAACAAGCTACGAAGGATGGAATAACATTTGCACCCATGAAGAAGATGGTGTCCTTGTGA
- a CDS encoding spore germination protein: MSSTAETTMSISKNYQENVTYLNQKLGVPESFDIVLREMNIGGKKIAIYSVNGMISRPASNMILQVLSQIERVELAVNAVDKLVKSKIVDLQVSEVEAMDEVIYFLLSGTMAILIEGRTQAIIVDLRTYPGRMPQEPDIERVTRGSRDGFTETLVFNTILIRRRLRDPGLRMKLVKAGSRSKTDVCIAYIEDITNPKMVEYIEKEIKNIKIDGIPMAEKTVEEFILGSKFWNPFPRVRYTERPDVAAIHLLEGNVIVMVDTSPSIIIAPCTFWHHVQHAEEYRQEPVVGMYLRWVRFIAIFLSVFLTPLWLAAALNPQLLPEGLKFIGVQEPARIPLLFQVLMGELSIDMLRMAAIHTPSPLATALGLIAVFMMGDVAIQVGLFTPEVVMYTAIAAVGTFATPSYELAQANRLVRLFLVLAAGLFNFWGFGAGVLLVLFVLLRTNSFGVPYLWPLIPMDIKALSTILIRNPVPINNLRPSIFKPKDRIRQPKDKQTKGKQPKERTNP; this comes from the coding sequence ATGAGCTCAACAGCAGAAACGACAATGAGCATTTCCAAAAACTATCAGGAAAACGTCACTTATTTGAATCAAAAACTCGGTGTACCTGAAAGCTTTGACATTGTACTTCGGGAAATGAACATCGGCGGTAAAAAGATTGCAATCTATTCCGTTAATGGAATGATCAGCAGACCTGCCAGCAATATGATCCTGCAAGTGCTTTCGCAGATCGAACGCGTGGAACTCGCCGTGAATGCGGTAGACAAGCTTGTAAAGTCCAAAATAGTTGATCTGCAGGTTTCGGAAGTCGAAGCCATGGATGAAGTCATCTACTTTCTATTATCCGGAACAATGGCGATACTGATTGAGGGAAGAACGCAGGCTATCATTGTGGATCTCAGGACTTACCCGGGCCGCATGCCTCAGGAACCGGATATTGAGCGGGTAACGAGGGGTTCACGTGATGGTTTCACGGAGACGTTGGTTTTTAATACCATCCTGATTCGTCGCCGCCTGCGTGATCCGGGATTGCGGATGAAGCTCGTGAAAGCAGGCAGCCGTTCCAAAACGGATGTTTGCATTGCTTATATCGAAGATATTACGAATCCTAAAATGGTGGAATACATTGAAAAAGAAATTAAAAATATAAAAATAGACGGGATTCCTATGGCGGAAAAAACAGTTGAGGAATTTATTCTAGGAAGCAAATTCTGGAATCCGTTTCCGAGGGTCAGGTACACGGAAAGACCTGATGTGGCAGCAATACATTTGCTTGAAGGCAATGTTATTGTGATGGTCGACACTTCTCCGAGTATTATCATCGCGCCGTGTACGTTCTGGCACCATGTCCAGCATGCGGAAGAATACCGCCAAGAGCCGGTTGTGGGTATGTATTTGCGGTGGGTCAGGTTTATCGCGATATTTCTGTCCGTATTTCTTACGCCGCTTTGGCTCGCTGCCGCTTTGAATCCGCAGCTGCTTCCCGAGGGACTTAAATTTATCGGAGTACAAGAACCGGCTAGAATTCCTTTGTTGTTTCAGGTGCTAATGGGAGAATTGTCAATCGATATGCTGCGGATGGCGGCGATTCATACCCCTTCGCCTCTGGCTACAGCCCTGGGTTTAATCGCGGTGTTCATGATGGGTGATGTGGCGATACAGGTCGGGCTGTTTACACCGGAGGTTGTGATGTATACCGCTATTGCGGCAGTCGGGACATTTGCGACACCAAGTTATGAACTGGCTCAGGCTAACAGGCTTGTCCGCCTATTCCTTGTCCTGGCTGCCGGGCTGTTTAATTTCTGGGGATTTGGAGCGGGCGTTTTGCTTGTTTTATTTGTTCTGCTGCGGACCAATTCTTTTGGTGTACCGTATCTCTGGCCATTGATTCCAATGGATATCAAGGCGCTGTCCACAATCCTGATACGTAATCCGGTCCCGATTAACAACCTTAGACCGAGTATCTTCAAACCAAAGGACCGAATCAGGCAGCCTAAGGATAAACAAACGAAGGGAAAACAGCCTAAAGAAAGAACAAATCCCTAG